A single genomic interval of Acipenser ruthenus chromosome 28, fAciRut3.2 maternal haplotype, whole genome shotgun sequence harbors:
- the LOC117434441 gene encoding V(D)J recombination-activating protein 2-like: MSLHLVSVVNSTSLIHPGFSLMNFDGDVFLFGQKGWPKRACPTGVFNVRYKQGELKLRPVSFCNDSCYLPPLRCPAVTQLAPEKPESCETEQYFIHGGKTPNNELSDRLYIMSLESRGCNKKVTLQCVEKELVGDIPEARYGHTINMVYSHGKKACVLFGGRSYMPLGQRTTENWNSMTDCSPHVYLIDLDFGCCTSYTLQELTDGQSFHVSLSRKDSVYFLGGHSLASNSRPPRLFRLRVELLLGSPALSCEILPFGLSLTSAIVTRLGPDYEFVIVGGYTSESHKRFECNTVVLDDSGIHIMTRETPEWTGEIRQSKTWFGGSMGEGSVLMGVPAEGRQALSESNYFYIVKLRQEEELGQTCSQESTDQEQEDSVPLEDSEEFYFNREPDELQDDDVDDDTYNEEDEEDESQTGYWVKCCLRCQVDINTWVPNYSTELNKPAMIFCSKGEEGHWVHALCMDLSEDLLVCLSQENTKYFCMDHMEVVQGLQTPPPVKLLPVKHPPMKNQHRKVPVKLKMSPAKKSFIRRLFE; the protein is encoded by the coding sequence ATGTCTCTGCATTTGGTGTCAGTCGTTAACAGTACCAGCTTGATCCACCCTGGGTTCTCCCTGATGAACTTTGATGGAGATGTGTTCCTGTTTGGTCAGAAGGGCTGGCCCAAGCGAGCTTGCCCCACAGGTGTATTCAATGTCCGCTACAAGCAAGGTGAGCTGAAGCTGCGCCCAGTCTCCTTTTGCAATGACTCCTGCTACCTGCCTCCCTTGCGATGCCCAGCTGTGACCCAACTGGCACCTGAAAAACCTGAGTCTTGCGAGACAGAGCAATACTTCATCCATGGTGGCAAGACTCCCAATAATGAACTTTCTGACCGTCTCTACATTATGTCTCTGGAAAGCCGAGGTTGTAACAAGAAGGTCACCCTCCAGTGTGTGGAGAAAGAGCTGGTGGGAGATATTCCAGAGGCCCGCTATGGCCACACAATCAACATGGTTTACAGCCATGGGAAAAAGGCCTGTGTGCTCTTCGGAGGTAGGTCCTACATGCCTCTTGGGCAGAGGACCACAGAAAACTGGAACAGCATGACTGACTGCTCTCCCCACGTCTACCTCATCGACCTTGATTTTGGCTGCTGTACTTCCTATACCTTGCAGGAGTTGACAGATGGACAGTCCTTTCATGTCTCCCTCTCCAGAAAGGACTCGGTTTACTTTCTAGGTGGTCACTCCCTGGCCAGCAACTCCCGCCCTCCCCGGCTATTCAGGCTGCGAGTGGAACTCCTGCTCGGCAGCCCGGCACTCAGCTGCGAGATCTTGCCCTTTGGCCTCTCCTTAACCAGTGCCATTGTGACACGACTGGGCCCAGACTATGAGTTTGTCATAGTAGGGGGCTACACGTCAGAAAGCCACAAACGGTTTGAGTGCAACACAGTGGTCCTGGACGACAGCGGGATCCACATAATGACAAGAGAAACTCCAGAGTGGACCGGAGAGATCAGGCAGAGCAAGACTTGGTTTGGGGGCAGCATGGGTGAAGGATCAGTGCTCATGGGAGTTCCTGCAGAAGGGAGGCAAGCCTTATCAGAGTCCAACTACTTCTACATTGTCAAATTACGGCAAGAAGAAGAGCTTGGACAGACTTGCAGCCAAGAGTCTACTGACCAAGAACAAGAGGACTCCGTCCCATTGGAAGACTCAGAAGAGTTCTACTTCAACAGAGAGCCTGACGAATTACAGGATGATGATGTAGATGATGATACCTACAATGAAGAAGATGAGGAAGATGAATCTCAGACAGGTTACTGGGTCAAGTGCTGCCTCAGATGCCAGGTGGACATTAACACCTGGGTGCCCAACTATTCCACTGAGCTCAACAAGCCTGCCATGATCTTCTGCTCCAAGGGTGAGGAAGGCCACTGGGTCCATGCCCTGTGCATGGATCTCTCAGAGGATCTACTGGTCTGCCTCTCCCAGGAGAATACCAAGTACTTCTGCATGGATCACATGGAAGTGGTTCAGGGGCTGCAAACACCTCCGCCAGTCAAACTGCTGCCAGTCAAACACCCACCAATGAAGAACCAGCACCGAAAGGTACCCGTCAAGCTGAAGATGTCCCCAGCCAAGAAATCTTTCATCAGAAGGCTGTTTGAATGA